A part of Tigriopus californicus strain San Diego chromosome 10, Tcal_SD_v2.1, whole genome shotgun sequence genomic DNA contains:
- the LOC131887711 gene encoding uncharacterized protein LOC131887711 isoform X2: protein MTAAAPTGSSSASATEDLLQPGHIVKERWKVTKKIGGGGFGEIYEGTDLVTKEQVALKLESAKQPKQVLKMEVAVLKKLQGREHVCRFIGCGRNDRFNYVVMQLQGKNLAELRRAQPRGAFSLSTTLRLGYQILKGIEAIHDVGFLHRDIKPSNFAVGRLVQTLRHIFMLDFGLARQYTNAQGEVRPPRGAAGFRGTVRYASINAHRNREMGRHDDLWSLFYMMVEFVNGQLPWRKIKDKEQVGLMKEKYDHRLLLKHLPLDFSRFLEHLQALEYADKPDYAMLLGLFERSMKRRGVRETDHFDWEKTTPTPSAPTDSGSTTHAALASRNPAIIGSVPLGATTPGGQTDNQTNVTVDNQENLEPDNVKELRIAEYEKRKMHLRGVTSTSDVQNGVLDGVPFSPKDKDLDRNRNLSAALPKKDESKRTSQDQGDGNNGDKPGVDNQADQGVTKAWNEENKRSSNRDSGIFALDITKTENDQEPPSPSPRIGRDLWVSEAGQESSQPLSFNVKGTLERRRRMHMASTFTHGGGAGLTLHSRWKSQFDDSEGEGSENETEMKGEQLQSPEHNKPQDGESPHIPLAGKKMTPPRTSPPKYSTLKSISGSTRDRSQPKCADFKIQPNNNDKNHVEHHLGISASDKPSQDQKKSGEDGPQTPSGRKVSPHIGKWSPQPGSKGTSSSPEQQSKQLHLSQTSSSIPPPPQLAPPPPPADFMPLQHSASAPSVPRSLTTATVSATIVTSPRPKLQIKTNLIASSSPQPSPTSLGGFTPPPPPQFAPPPPPSTAALGVTTLDARQGPVTVTSTISPTYGFLSRHPLQHSTSVSSGMSGSKRQHFPVLSQRTPLAKSPLLQEVKLPTGNESGGLARNGNEKNHQASSQHNNGDGGGGCGNGNGDEEEDDEVEEGEGEEDEEEEEEEDDDDDEDKHEPPEYVAAVCQYTTILKDAPPGFNNDEYEVNYLNLEKGPRTQSGDRNIPRTWSNPQMCNNVEVNLKYQQPPQQTGHFQESPYEMHRSKNEVKEHREGESQVTEERKTPIVPHQSGSFSSDHFRSQNIPHQVEVGDRKQATKDTEAKYKDEVEGEEEEEEEEEEGNEEEGEEEEEEEEGEEEEEEEEEEEENEGHAPEPRGITGTFTFKVGPPQRKIFQTEIDDDGDDQDGSHVDETGDIPPVPPPRSKSKEGSLNYESNSCHQQAIKSPSRSPVLERSVYYDAVSSGEPERSGRNIDSVPGLRSSGRSKGSLRTDSKSSDAKDINRSGESSAADSCSRSGSEHRTKRNSRGGTRNSATPEDHSSRSKEGKSSSVRRISLDDLSSAFQALVASSKKTYGASKAKKKGLLSGGHMKLFASEQQNCYSDNDDKSSHRSANDKFRSRSEESLLDVSTGKSGSYPPNDGQGQSSHGTGGGGGGGGGLGSQGNSEASQKMGRSTGSSCSPRQQLSHQNRIPSSTSRIPVPMRSSISPGNFKDDSTERYVPSGVDTRYDPPYMPLTDHSSSSSTYWPQRYISPSAASNTIGLPTDGSHRYGPTTTVTASMYGGGGVAMPGPMYRHHTSSMDPVPTSVATSAASYYGHPHTSRYTHSKPEYYHHYPQYNPPTDDLSRDGHPLHNQPTPTSPRWRRRSYDYNNHALDYGTDEIESGYVSQPVVQSSGRPLSEIATGNYDSTPHDHTGQSSMHHFMSRASSRPLSDVGGSQAAASSALARSRSRSRVTMSDYEPNYRYSTTSVPQPGTTAHWPMSGGGSYMTAGGGGRPNMSSYSTGLYHDPMSGRNSEVMNADLRLPHPPPAYTSRDREVGARVRRYQREV, encoded by the exons ATGACAGCCGCTGCTCCCACTGGAAGCTCGTCGGCTTCAGCCACTGAAGATCTCCTTCAGCCCGGGCATATTGTCAAAGAAAGATGGAAGGTCACGAAAAAAATCGGCGGTGGAGGCTTCGGTGAGATCTATGAGGGGACAGATCTCGTCACCAAGGAACAAGTTGCCCTCAAGCTCGAATCAGCCAAGCAACCCAAGCAGGTCCTCAAGATGGAGGTGGCCGTGCTCAAGAAGCTCCAAGGCCGGGAACACGTTTGTCGCTTCATTGGTTGTGGGCGAAATGATCGCTTCAATTATGTGGTGATGCAACTCCAAGGGAAGAACTTGGCCGAACTTCGCCGAGCTCAACCCCGAGGAGCGTTCTCCCTTTCCACCACGCTTCGCCTCGGCTATCAAATACTGAAAGGCATTGAAGCCATTCATGACGTGGGCTTTTTGCACCGTGATATTAAGCCGTCGAACTTTGCTGTGGGACGACTTGTTCAAACTTTGCgtcacattttcatgcttGACTTTGGTCTAGCTCGCCAATACACCAACGCCCAAGGCGAAGTTCGACCCCCCAGAGGTGCTGCTGGATTTCGAGGCACTGTACGATACGCTTCCATAAATGCTCATAGAAATCGAGAAATGG GACGACACGACGACCTTTGGTCCCTTTTCTACATGATGGTCGAGTTCGTCAATGGTCAATTGCcttggagaaaaatcaaagataagGAACAAGTTGGGCTTATGAAGGAAAAATACGACCACAGACTGCTCCTTAAACACCTTCCGCTTGACTTCTCTCGATTCCttgagcacctccaagccttGGAATATGCTGATAAACCCGACTATGCCATGCTCTTGGGACTCTTCGAAAGGAGCATGAAACGCCGAGGTGTGAGAGAGACGGATCATTTCGATTGGGAGAAAACCACACCCACTCCATCAGCTCCGACTGACAGTGGCAGCACAACACATGCCGCGCTCGCTTCCCGAAATCCCGCCATTATTGGATCTGTGCCCTTGGGAGCGACCACGCCAGGAGGTCAAACGGACAACCAAACAAACGTTACCGTGGACAATCAAGAAAATCTGGAACCTGATAATGTGAAAGAGCTTCGGATTGCCGAGTACGAGAAGCGGAAAATGCACCTCAGAGGAGTCACTTCAACCAGTGATGTTCAAAATGGGGTTCTCGATGGAGTTCCATTTTCACCCAAAGATAAAGATCTGGATCGGAATAGAAATCTATCAGCAGCCCTCCCAAAGAAGGACGAGAGTAAACGGACGAGTCAGGATCAAGGGGATGGAAACAACGGAGACAAGCCTGGTGTAGATAACCAGGCGGATCAAGGTGTCACCAAAGCGTGGAACGAAGAAAATAAACGAAGTTCCAATCGAGATTCGGGAATTTTTGCGTTGGACATCACCAAAACCGAAAATGATCAAGAACCTCCATCTCCCAGCCCTCGCATTGGACGCGACCTCTGGGTGTCCGAGGCCGGCCAAGAGAGTAGCCAGCCTTTGTCTTTCAACGTGAAAGGTACCTTGGAGAGAAGACGAAGGATGCATATGGCTAGTA CTTTCACCCATGGTGGAGGGGCTGGATTGACCTTGCATTCTCGATGGAAATCTCAATTTGACGACTCAGAAGGAGAAGGCAGTGAAAACGAAACTGAGATGAAAGGAGAACAATTACAGAGTCCTGAACATAACAAACCTCAGGATGGCGAGTCGCCTCATATTCCATTGGCGGGAAAGAAGATGACACCACCCAGGACTTCGCCTCCAAAGTACTCAACGTTGAAATCCATCTCAGGAAGCACGAGAGACAGGAGCCAACCAAAATGCGCCGACTTCAAAATCCAACCCAACAACAACGATAAGAACCACGTGGAACACCATTTGGGGATATCAGCGTCAGATAAGCCTTCCCAAGATCAAAAGAAGAGTGGCGAGGATGGTCCACAGACACCCTCTGGGCGAAAAGTCTCACCCCACATCGGCAAGTGGTCCCCTCAGCCCGGCAGTAAAGGTACCAGTAGTAGTCCAGAGCAACAATCCAAACAATTGCACTTAAGCCAGACATCCTCCAGCATTCCTCCTCCCCCACAGCTCGCTCCACCCCCACCTCCGGCAGACTTCATGCCTTTGCAGCACTCAGCTTCTGCACCGTCGGTGCCTAGATCGTTAACGACTGCCACTGTATCAGCCACAATAGTGACGTCCCCGAGACCAAAAttacagatcaagaccaaTCTCATCGCATCTTCCTCGCCACAACCATCCCCAACTTCATTAGGGGGCTTCACCCCCCCACCACCGCCTCAATTTGCACCCCCTCCTCCGCCATCCACGGCAGCTTTAGGGGTTACTACCTTGGACGCACGACAAGGACCTGTGACGGTTACTTCGACCATTTCCCCTACGTACGGCTTCCTCTCACGGCACCCATTACAGCACTCCACCTCAGTTTCCAGTGGGATGTCTGGTTCGAAACGCCAGCATTTCCCAGTGCTCTCTCAAAGAACACCTTTGGCTAAATCTCCTTTGCTTCAGGAGGTGAAATTGCCCACGGGCAACGAAAGCGGAGGTCTCGCAAGAAacggaaatgaaaagaatcacCAAGCAAGTAGCCAGCACAATAACggcgatggtggtggtggatgtggaaatggaaatggcgacgaggaagaggacgacgaagTAGAGGAAGGCGAGGgggaagaagacgaagaggaagaggaagaggaagatgatgatgatgatgaagacaagCATGAGCCCCCTGAATATGTAGCTGCAGTCTGCCAATACACAACCATTCTGAAAGACGCACCTCCTGGATTCAACAATGACGAATATGAGGTGAACTACTTGAATTTAGAGAAAGGCCCTCGAACTCAGAGTGGAGATAGAAATATTCCGAGGACGTGGTCCAATCCTCAAATGTGCAACAACGTGGAAGTAAATTTGAAGTACCAACAACCtcctcaacaaactggtcaCTTCCAAGAAAGTCCCTATGAAATGCATCGTTCAAAAAACGAGGTGAAGGAGCATCGTGAGGGGGAGTCACAAGTGACCGAGGAGAGGAAGACGCCCATCGTCCCTCACCAATCCGGTTCATTTTCCAGTGACCACTTTCGCTCCCAAAACATTCCCCATCAAGTCGAGGTTGGGGACCGCAAACAGGCTACCAAAGACACGGAGGCAAAGTATAAGGACGAAGTTgaaggtgaagaagaagaggaagaggaagaggaggaaggcAATGAggaagaaggcgaagaagaggaagaggaagaagagggggaagaggaagaagaagaagaagaagaagaagaggagaacgAAGGCCATGCACCTGAACCAAGAGGAATCACTGGTACTTTCACGTTTAAAGTTGGACCACCTCAGCGAAAGATCTTCCAGACGGAGATagatgatgatggcgatgatcAAGACGGGAGCCATGTGGATGAAACTGGTGATATTCCGCCTGTGCCTCCACCAAGAAGTAAGAGCAAAGAGGGTAGTTTGAACTATGAATCTAATTCGTGTCATCAACAAGCCATTAAGAGCCCTTCAAGAAGTCCAGTTCTAGAACGATCCGTCTACTACGATGCTGTGAGCTCTGGCGAACCTGAAAGGAGTGGGAGAAACATTGATTCCGTACCAGGGTTGCGATCTTCTGGGCGTTCCAAAGGGAGTTTGCGCACTGATAGCAAGTCCAGCGATGCCAAGGATATCAACCGCAGTGGAGAGAGCAGCGCCGCAGATTCGTGCTCCAGATCCGGATCGGAGCACAGAACCAAGCGGAACTCTCGTGGAGGCACCCGAAATAGTGCCACGCCCGAGGACCATTCCTCGCGAAGTAAAGAGGGAAAATCCAGCTCAGTTAGAAGGATTAGTCTCGATGACCTCTCTTCTGCCTTTCAGGCTTTGGTGGCGTCCTCAAAGAAAACCTATGGTGCCAGTAAAGCGAAAAAGAAGGGGCTTCTCAGTGGTGGACATATGAAATTGTTTGCGTCGGAACAACAAAATTGCTACAGcgataatgatgataagtCGAGTCATCGATCGGCCAACGACAAATTCCGCAGTCGGAGCGAAGAAAGTCTTCTTGATGTGTCAACTGGAAAATCAGGATCGTACCCGCCCAACGATGGTCAGGGTCAGTCTTCCCATGGTactggaggaggagggggagggggtggCGGCTTGGGGAGTCAGGGTAACTCGGAAGCTAGCCAAAAAATGGGCCGAAGTACCGGCAGCAGCTGCTCTCCTCGGCAGCAACTAAGCCATCAAAACCGGATCCCATCCTCTACTAGTCGAATCCCAGTGCCAATGAGGTCGAGCATTAGTCCAGGTAATTTCAAGGATGACTCAACAGAGCGATACGTACCCTCTGGAGTGGACACTCGATATGATCCCCCCTATATGCCCCTCACTGATCATTCCTCGTCATCGTCCACGTACTGGCCCCAACGGTACATAAGCCCAAGTGCCGCCTCCAATACCATTGGTTTGCCCACTGACGGTAGCCATAGGTATGGACCAACCACAACTGTCACGGCGTCCATGTATGGCGGCGGAGGAGTGGCTATGCCAGGGCCAATGTACCGACATCACACCTCTTCCATGGATCCTGTCCCGACCAGTGTTGCTACGTCCGCAGCCTCCTACTATGGTCATCCTCATACATCACGATACACGCATTCCAAGCCGGAGTACTACCATCACTATCCCCAGTATAACCCTCCGACCGACGACCTCAGTCGGGACGGACATCCTCTTCACAACCAGCCAACACCAACGAGTCCCCGATGGAGGCGGCGGAGCTATGACTATAATAATCACGCCTTAGATTATGGCacagatgaaattgaaagtggaTACGTGTCCCAACCGGTTGTTCAGAGCTCGGGCAGGCCCTTGTCTGAAATCGCGACTGGAAACTACGACAGCACCCCACATGACCACACCGGACAATCTTCCATGCATCACTTTATGAGTCGTGCTTCTAGTCGTCCTTTGTCGGATGTTGGTGGCTCTCAAGCCGCCGCTTCATCGGCCTTGGCGAGGTCACGCTCTCGCTCCCGCGTCACCATGAGTGATTATGAGCCCAACTATCGATATTCCACCACCTCGGTTCCACAGCCAGGAACGACCGCACATTGGCCCATGAGTGGTGGCGGCAGCTATATGACCGCCGGCGGTGGAGGCAGGCCTAACATGTCTTCCTATTCAACGGGATTGTACCATGACCCCATGAGTGGTCGGAATTCTGAAGTGATGAATGCCGATCTTCGCCTACCTCACCCTCCACCGGCTTACACTAGTCGAGATCGGGAGGTGGGCGCACGAGTGAGACGATATCAGAGAGAGGTGTGA
- the LOC131887711 gene encoding uncharacterized protein LOC131887711 isoform X1 has protein sequence MTAAAPTGSSSASATEDLLQPGHIVKERWKVTKKIGGGGFGEIYEGTDLVTKEQVALKLESAKQPKQVLKMEVAVLKKLQGREHVCRFIGCGRNDRFNYVVMQLQGKNLAELRRAQPRGAFSLSTTLRLGYQILKGIEAIHDVGFLHRDIKPSNFAVGRLVQTLRHIFMLDFGLARQYTNAQGEVRPPRGAAGFRGTVRYASINAHRNREMGRHDDLWSLFYMMVEFVNGQLPWRKIKDKEQVGLMKEKYDHRLLLKHLPLDFSRFLEHLQALEYADKPDYAMLLGLFERSMKRRGVRETDHFDWEKTTPTPSAPTDSGSTTHAALASRNPAIIGSVPLGATTPGGQTDNQTNVTVDNQENLEPDNVKELRIAEYEKRKMHLRGVTSTSDVQNGVLDGVPFSPKDKDLDRNRNLSAALPKKDESKRTSQDQGDGNNGDKPGVDNQADQGVTKAWNEENKRSSNRDSGIFALDITKTENDQEPPSPSPRIGRDLWVSEAGQESSQPLSFNVKGTLERRRRMHMASSKSSSFKFRCSMGSGGGGTGENSITQMAMIDDDNVSAAFTHGGGAGLTLHSRWKSQFDDSEGEGSENETEMKGEQLQSPEHNKPQDGESPHIPLAGKKMTPPRTSPPKYSTLKSISGSTRDRSQPKCADFKIQPNNNDKNHVEHHLGISASDKPSQDQKKSGEDGPQTPSGRKVSPHIGKWSPQPGSKGTSSSPEQQSKQLHLSQTSSSIPPPPQLAPPPPPADFMPLQHSASAPSVPRSLTTATVSATIVTSPRPKLQIKTNLIASSSPQPSPTSLGGFTPPPPPQFAPPPPPSTAALGVTTLDARQGPVTVTSTISPTYGFLSRHPLQHSTSVSSGMSGSKRQHFPVLSQRTPLAKSPLLQEVKLPTGNESGGLARNGNEKNHQASSQHNNGDGGGGCGNGNGDEEEDDEVEEGEGEEDEEEEEEEDDDDDEDKHEPPEYVAAVCQYTTILKDAPPGFNNDEYEVNYLNLEKGPRTQSGDRNIPRTWSNPQMCNNVEVNLKYQQPPQQTGHFQESPYEMHRSKNEVKEHREGESQVTEERKTPIVPHQSGSFSSDHFRSQNIPHQVEVGDRKQATKDTEAKYKDEVEGEEEEEEEEEEGNEEEGEEEEEEEEGEEEEEEEEEEEENEGHAPEPRGITGTFTFKVGPPQRKIFQTEIDDDGDDQDGSHVDETGDIPPVPPPRSKSKEGSLNYESNSCHQQAIKSPSRSPVLERSVYYDAVSSGEPERSGRNIDSVPGLRSSGRSKGSLRTDSKSSDAKDINRSGESSAADSCSRSGSEHRTKRNSRGGTRNSATPEDHSSRSKEGKSSSVRRISLDDLSSAFQALVASSKKTYGASKAKKKGLLSGGHMKLFASEQQNCYSDNDDKSSHRSANDKFRSRSEESLLDVSTGKSGSYPPNDGQGQSSHGTGGGGGGGGGLGSQGNSEASQKMGRSTGSSCSPRQQLSHQNRIPSSTSRIPVPMRSSISPGNFKDDSTERYVPSGVDTRYDPPYMPLTDHSSSSSTYWPQRYISPSAASNTIGLPTDGSHRYGPTTTVTASMYGGGGVAMPGPMYRHHTSSMDPVPTSVATSAASYYGHPHTSRYTHSKPEYYHHYPQYNPPTDDLSRDGHPLHNQPTPTSPRWRRRSYDYNNHALDYGTDEIESGYVSQPVVQSSGRPLSEIATGNYDSTPHDHTGQSSMHHFMSRASSRPLSDVGGSQAAASSALARSRSRSRVTMSDYEPNYRYSTTSVPQPGTTAHWPMSGGGSYMTAGGGGRPNMSSYSTGLYHDPMSGRNSEVMNADLRLPHPPPAYTSRDREVGARVRRYQREV, from the exons ATGACAGCCGCTGCTCCCACTGGAAGCTCGTCGGCTTCAGCCACTGAAGATCTCCTTCAGCCCGGGCATATTGTCAAAGAAAGATGGAAGGTCACGAAAAAAATCGGCGGTGGAGGCTTCGGTGAGATCTATGAGGGGACAGATCTCGTCACCAAGGAACAAGTTGCCCTCAAGCTCGAATCAGCCAAGCAACCCAAGCAGGTCCTCAAGATGGAGGTGGCCGTGCTCAAGAAGCTCCAAGGCCGGGAACACGTTTGTCGCTTCATTGGTTGTGGGCGAAATGATCGCTTCAATTATGTGGTGATGCAACTCCAAGGGAAGAACTTGGCCGAACTTCGCCGAGCTCAACCCCGAGGAGCGTTCTCCCTTTCCACCACGCTTCGCCTCGGCTATCAAATACTGAAAGGCATTGAAGCCATTCATGACGTGGGCTTTTTGCACCGTGATATTAAGCCGTCGAACTTTGCTGTGGGACGACTTGTTCAAACTTTGCgtcacattttcatgcttGACTTTGGTCTAGCTCGCCAATACACCAACGCCCAAGGCGAAGTTCGACCCCCCAGAGGTGCTGCTGGATTTCGAGGCACTGTACGATACGCTTCCATAAATGCTCATAGAAATCGAGAAATGG GACGACACGACGACCTTTGGTCCCTTTTCTACATGATGGTCGAGTTCGTCAATGGTCAATTGCcttggagaaaaatcaaagataagGAACAAGTTGGGCTTATGAAGGAAAAATACGACCACAGACTGCTCCTTAAACACCTTCCGCTTGACTTCTCTCGATTCCttgagcacctccaagccttGGAATATGCTGATAAACCCGACTATGCCATGCTCTTGGGACTCTTCGAAAGGAGCATGAAACGCCGAGGTGTGAGAGAGACGGATCATTTCGATTGGGAGAAAACCACACCCACTCCATCAGCTCCGACTGACAGTGGCAGCACAACACATGCCGCGCTCGCTTCCCGAAATCCCGCCATTATTGGATCTGTGCCCTTGGGAGCGACCACGCCAGGAGGTCAAACGGACAACCAAACAAACGTTACCGTGGACAATCAAGAAAATCTGGAACCTGATAATGTGAAAGAGCTTCGGATTGCCGAGTACGAGAAGCGGAAAATGCACCTCAGAGGAGTCACTTCAACCAGTGATGTTCAAAATGGGGTTCTCGATGGAGTTCCATTTTCACCCAAAGATAAAGATCTGGATCGGAATAGAAATCTATCAGCAGCCCTCCCAAAGAAGGACGAGAGTAAACGGACGAGTCAGGATCAAGGGGATGGAAACAACGGAGACAAGCCTGGTGTAGATAACCAGGCGGATCAAGGTGTCACCAAAGCGTGGAACGAAGAAAATAAACGAAGTTCCAATCGAGATTCGGGAATTTTTGCGTTGGACATCACCAAAACCGAAAATGATCAAGAACCTCCATCTCCCAGCCCTCGCATTGGACGCGACCTCTGGGTGTCCGAGGCCGGCCAAGAGAGTAGCCAGCCTTTGTCTTTCAACGTGAAAGGTACCTTGGAGAGAAGACGAAGGATGCATATGGCTAGTAGTAAGTCTTCGTCGTTTAAATTCCGGTGTAGTATGGGCAGTGGTGGGGGTGGGACTGGAGAGAACTCCATTACTCAAATGGCCATGATTGACGATGATAACGTTTCCGCAGCTTTCACCCATGGTGGAGGGGCTGGATTGACCTTGCATTCTCGATGGAAATCTCAATTTGACGACTCAGAAGGAGAAGGCAGTGAAAACGAAACTGAGATGAAAGGAGAACAATTACAGAGTCCTGAACATAACAAACCTCAGGATGGCGAGTCGCCTCATATTCCATTGGCGGGAAAGAAGATGACACCACCCAGGACTTCGCCTCCAAAGTACTCAACGTTGAAATCCATCTCAGGAAGCACGAGAGACAGGAGCCAACCAAAATGCGCCGACTTCAAAATCCAACCCAACAACAACGATAAGAACCACGTGGAACACCATTTGGGGATATCAGCGTCAGATAAGCCTTCCCAAGATCAAAAGAAGAGTGGCGAGGATGGTCCACAGACACCCTCTGGGCGAAAAGTCTCACCCCACATCGGCAAGTGGTCCCCTCAGCCCGGCAGTAAAGGTACCAGTAGTAGTCCAGAGCAACAATCCAAACAATTGCACTTAAGCCAGACATCCTCCAGCATTCCTCCTCCCCCACAGCTCGCTCCACCCCCACCTCCGGCAGACTTCATGCCTTTGCAGCACTCAGCTTCTGCACCGTCGGTGCCTAGATCGTTAACGACTGCCACTGTATCAGCCACAATAGTGACGTCCCCGAGACCAAAAttacagatcaagaccaaTCTCATCGCATCTTCCTCGCCACAACCATCCCCAACTTCATTAGGGGGCTTCACCCCCCCACCACCGCCTCAATTTGCACCCCCTCCTCCGCCATCCACGGCAGCTTTAGGGGTTACTACCTTGGACGCACGACAAGGACCTGTGACGGTTACTTCGACCATTTCCCCTACGTACGGCTTCCTCTCACGGCACCCATTACAGCACTCCACCTCAGTTTCCAGTGGGATGTCTGGTTCGAAACGCCAGCATTTCCCAGTGCTCTCTCAAAGAACACCTTTGGCTAAATCTCCTTTGCTTCAGGAGGTGAAATTGCCCACGGGCAACGAAAGCGGAGGTCTCGCAAGAAacggaaatgaaaagaatcacCAAGCAAGTAGCCAGCACAATAACggcgatggtggtggtggatgtggaaatggaaatggcgacgaggaagaggacgacgaagTAGAGGAAGGCGAGGgggaagaagacgaagaggaagaggaagaggaagatgatgatgatgatgaagacaagCATGAGCCCCCTGAATATGTAGCTGCAGTCTGCCAATACACAACCATTCTGAAAGACGCACCTCCTGGATTCAACAATGACGAATATGAGGTGAACTACTTGAATTTAGAGAAAGGCCCTCGAACTCAGAGTGGAGATAGAAATATTCCGAGGACGTGGTCCAATCCTCAAATGTGCAACAACGTGGAAGTAAATTTGAAGTACCAACAACCtcctcaacaaactggtcaCTTCCAAGAAAGTCCCTATGAAATGCATCGTTCAAAAAACGAGGTGAAGGAGCATCGTGAGGGGGAGTCACAAGTGACCGAGGAGAGGAAGACGCCCATCGTCCCTCACCAATCCGGTTCATTTTCCAGTGACCACTTTCGCTCCCAAAACATTCCCCATCAAGTCGAGGTTGGGGACCGCAAACAGGCTACCAAAGACACGGAGGCAAAGTATAAGGACGAAGTTgaaggtgaagaagaagaggaagaggaagaggaggaaggcAATGAggaagaaggcgaagaagaggaagaggaagaagagggggaagaggaagaagaagaagaagaagaagaagaggagaacgAAGGCCATGCACCTGAACCAAGAGGAATCACTGGTACTTTCACGTTTAAAGTTGGACCACCTCAGCGAAAGATCTTCCAGACGGAGATagatgatgatggcgatgatcAAGACGGGAGCCATGTGGATGAAACTGGTGATATTCCGCCTGTGCCTCCACCAAGAAGTAAGAGCAAAGAGGGTAGTTTGAACTATGAATCTAATTCGTGTCATCAACAAGCCATTAAGAGCCCTTCAAGAAGTCCAGTTCTAGAACGATCCGTCTACTACGATGCTGTGAGCTCTGGCGAACCTGAAAGGAGTGGGAGAAACATTGATTCCGTACCAGGGTTGCGATCTTCTGGGCGTTCCAAAGGGAGTTTGCGCACTGATAGCAAGTCCAGCGATGCCAAGGATATCAACCGCAGTGGAGAGAGCAGCGCCGCAGATTCGTGCTCCAGATCCGGATCGGAGCACAGAACCAAGCGGAACTCTCGTGGAGGCACCCGAAATAGTGCCACGCCCGAGGACCATTCCTCGCGAAGTAAAGAGGGAAAATCCAGCTCAGTTAGAAGGATTAGTCTCGATGACCTCTCTTCTGCCTTTCAGGCTTTGGTGGCGTCCTCAAAGAAAACCTATGGTGCCAGTAAAGCGAAAAAGAAGGGGCTTCTCAGTGGTGGACATATGAAATTGTTTGCGTCGGAACAACAAAATTGCTACAGcgataatgatgataagtCGAGTCATCGATCGGCCAACGACAAATTCCGCAGTCGGAGCGAAGAAAGTCTTCTTGATGTGTCAACTGGAAAATCAGGATCGTACCCGCCCAACGATGGTCAGGGTCAGTCTTCCCATGGTactggaggaggagggggagggggtggCGGCTTGGGGAGTCAGGGTAACTCGGAAGCTAGCCAAAAAATGGGCCGAAGTACCGGCAGCAGCTGCTCTCCTCGGCAGCAACTAAGCCATCAAAACCGGATCCCATCCTCTACTAGTCGAATCCCAGTGCCAATGAGGTCGAGCATTAGTCCAGGTAATTTCAAGGATGACTCAACAGAGCGATACGTACCCTCTGGAGTGGACACTCGATATGATCCCCCCTATATGCCCCTCACTGATCATTCCTCGTCATCGTCCACGTACTGGCCCCAACGGTACATAAGCCCAAGTGCCGCCTCCAATACCATTGGTTTGCCCACTGACGGTAGCCATAGGTATGGACCAACCACAACTGTCACGGCGTCCATGTATGGCGGCGGAGGAGTGGCTATGCCAGGGCCAATGTACCGACATCACACCTCTTCCATGGATCCTGTCCCGACCAGTGTTGCTACGTCCGCAGCCTCCTACTATGGTCATCCTCATACATCACGATACACGCATTCCAAGCCGGAGTACTACCATCACTATCCCCAGTATAACCCTCCGACCGACGACCTCAGTCGGGACGGACATCCTCTTCACAACCAGCCAACACCAACGAGTCCCCGATGGAGGCGGCGGAGCTATGACTATAATAATCACGCCTTAGATTATGGCacagatgaaattgaaagtggaTACGTGTCCCAACCGGTTGTTCAGAGCTCGGGCAGGCCCTTGTCTGAAATCGCGACTGGAAACTACGACAGCACCCCACATGACCACACCGGACAATCTTCCATGCATCACTTTATGAGTCGTGCTTCTAGTCGTCCTTTGTCGGATGTTGGTGGCTCTCAAGCCGCCGCTTCATCGGCCTTGGCGAGGTCACGCTCTCGCTCCCGCGTCACCATGAGTGATTATGAGCCCAACTATCGATATTCCACCACCTCGGTTCCACAGCCAGGAACGACCGCACATTGGCCCATGAGTGGTGGCGGCAGCTATATGACCGCCGGCGGTGGAGGCAGGCCTAACATGTCTTCCTATTCAACGGGATTGTACCATGACCCCATGAGTGGTCGGAATTCTGAAGTGATGAATGCCGATCTTCGCCTACCTCACCCTCCACCGGCTTACACTAGTCGAGATCGGGAGGTGGGCGCACGAGTGAGACGATATCAGAGAGAGGTGTGA